The Desulfurispira natronophila genome contains the following window.
GAGTTCAATCTGGAGCTGGTGATTAAGCGTTTGCCGATTGAGGAGCAGGGTGATTCCCATGCTTCACGTGATATGTTGCCTGATGAGCTTGCTCTTTGGTACTTGTTATTGGGGTATGCCCGCGAGCAGTGTAAGAAGTGGAAGGGTTCTGCCGAAGCGTACCAGGAGGTTATAAACCTGAAGGGTTCCTTGCCTGATGTGAGCTTTCGACTTGGAAGGGTAAATAAAAAGCATATTAAAAAAAGGCGTTAGTATTCAGCTGATATACGAGTGCGGTTATTGTTCAACATTTGGCGAGCTATATGATTCCATGGTGGGTGTTTTATGCAAGTGAGTAATGAATATATCAGTGTTCTTTGGCAGCATGGCAACCTGAAAGAGTTGGATGCCATTATAAACGAAGACATTGAAGACATTAATAGCGACTCTTTGCTGATGCTTGCCCAGAGCCAAATGATGCTGGGTAACATGGAGGCTACTCGTAAGCTGTTTCAGCGAGCAGTGGCGCTAGGTGTATCAAGGTCGAAAGCAATGGGTTGGATGGTAGCTGGCGTTCACAACACGCTGGCTGTTGCAAACTTATGTTGCGGACGAGTGCCTTCAACTTATTATCAATTATCTGAATCGGTAAAGCTTTGCGCCCCACACGATGGAGCACAATTAATTTTTGACTTACGAAAGAACACGTTAACAAATCAGTTGCCGAAAAGTGTTGCTTTAAATCCACTTAGCACCCAAGCCACTTACGAGAGCTCTTTACAAAAATCTAAAAAAAATCAAATCACATTTTCTTTAATAAATAAAACCGGCTCTCAAGAGAGTGCCGCAAGCGCACATTTAAATAGAGACTCTTGCGAGCAGCAGGAGGTTGTGCTGCGCTTTCAGGGGATTGAGCTATCTGGAAAGAATAGGCTTGCGGTGAAACTCCCTGGGCCTGCGCTACGTATGATTATCTCCTCAGCAACATTGCAACACGCTCTTGATAAGAGTGTGGTGTGGTCAGCTGAGGGAACAAAGCCTTTACTTGCCATTTCCACTGAAGGTCACTGCTTAGCCGTAGCCCATACAGAAGGGGTTGAGCTGGTTACTTCCAAAGCCGGAGCTACACTGGTATTTCCTGCCAGCGCACTGGATGATTTCTTGCTATATGACTTGAAATTTACGGTACAGATGAAGCAAAAAGAAAAACACTGGCTCGCCCCATGGATCGAATGGAAACGAAATGCACGAAAATTTAAAAGACCGCTTTTTTCTCAAATAAAAGAGCCTGCACTTGATGAGTTTGCTTCGCACTCTGGTGCCTCGGACTATCTGAAGTCGTCAGAACTTGGGGGGAATTTCGATATTTCAATTCGCAGCTGCCATTACATTGATCGAAATAACAATGTGTTTTGGAAGGGTTATGATATTGATAACAAACACTACCGCAATGAAGCTGCTGTACTTGACAAGGCTCACCCGGTAGCTGCATCTGGCTTAGCCCCAAGTATATTGAATTTCTCTCTATTACAGCACTCTGCTGTGTTCGAGTTCGAGCTTTGTAACGGCTCTGCACCAGAGCTTTCCGGCTGGCCAATTCTTTCCACTAAAATCTTAGACAGCCTGCAA
Protein-coding sequences here:
- a CDS encoding phosphotransferase; translated protein: MQVSNEYISVLWQHGNLKELDAIINEDIEDINSDSLLMLAQSQMMLGNMEATRKLFQRAVALGVSRSKAMGWMVAGVHNTLAVANLCCGRVPSTYYQLSESVKLCAPHDGAQLIFDLRKNTLTNQLPKSVALNPLSTQATYESSLQKSKKNQITFSLINKTGSQESAASAHLNRDSCEQQEVVLRFQGIELSGKNRLAVKLPGPALRMIISSATLQHALDKSVVWSAEGTKPLLAISTEGHCLAVAHTEGVELVTSKAGATLVFPASALDDFLLYDLKFTVQMKQKEKHWLAPWIEWKRNARKFKRPLFSQIKEPALDEFASHSGASDYLKSSELGGNFDISIRSCHYIDRNNNVFWKGYDIDNKHYRNEAAVLDKAHPVAASGLAPSILNFSLLQHSAVFEFELCNGSAPELSGWPILSTKILDSLQRRLYSVTTTKNTFSEYLESLSQTISEYAEEFEPIHVFIHEKAGLDTYVISLCQVHGDMKLQNVIIQPDGQWLLVDWEASETAPMFVDALKCAMDYGRRTKNSKDVLNTLPVLKTFIETVVGEEAAYKDSDAILANLLAAAIHLVKQEVEWGNVMCLRTNYEMLLPLINAYSSFATSRN